TAGTTGAACTCCCGAGTGATGGCGTGCATCTCCTCGGTCGAAAGCCCGCGCGCGTCGGGGATGACCGCCAGCTGGTTACCCCCGAAGCGCGTGGACGTGAAGACGTCGGCGGTGTGGTACGCGTAAGTCCGTGTCACTCGTCTTCTCGTCTTCTCGTCTTCTACTCTTCTCCCATGAACGGGTACTGGTACGCCACCGGTGGCACGAACGTCTCCTTGATCGACCGCGGGCTCACCCAGCGCAGCAGGTTGAGCTTCGACCCGGCCTTGTCGTTCGTCCCGGAGCCGCGCGAGCCGCCGAACGGCTGCTGCCCCACGACGGCACCGGTGCACTTGTCGTTGATGTAGAAGTTGCCGGCCGCGTTGCGCAGCGTGACCAGCGCCTCGCGCACCGCCTGGCGGTCGCGCGAGAAGACGGCGCCGGTGAGGCCGTAGGGCGACGTGCGATCGACCGTCTCGAGCGTCTCGTGCCACTTGTCGTCGTCGTAGACGAAGACCGTGAGCACCGGCCCGAAGATCTCCTCGCACATCAGGCGGTAGTCGGGGGTGGGCGCCTCCACGAGCGTGGGCTCGATGAAATACCCTTCCTCGCCGCGCGCCCCGCCGCCGGCGATGATCTTCGCGTTCTGCTTCGCGTCCGCCAGGTACCCCGAGATCTTGTCGAAGGCCCGCTTGTCGATCACCGCGCCCATGAAGTTGCGGAAGTCACGCGTGTCGCCCATGCGGATGTCGTTGATCATCGCGACCATCGCATCGCGCACCGCGGGCCACAGCGACTTCGGCACGTACGCGCGGCTCGCCGCCGAGCACTTCTGTCCCTGGTACTCGTACGCGCCGCGCACCAGCCCCACCGCAAACGCCTGCGCGTCGGCCGAGGGGTGGGCGATCATGAAGTCCTTCCCCCCCGTCTCGCCCACGATGCGCGGGTACGAGCGGTAGTTCGCCATGTTGCTCCCGATCGTCTTCCACATCGAGTTGAAGACGCCGGTGCTCCCGGTGAAGTGCACGCCGGCCAGGTCGCGGTGCGAGAGGACCTTGTCGCTGATCATGACCGGGTCGCCGGGGACGAAGTTGATCACCCCGGGCGGAAGCCCCGCCTCTTCCAGCAGCTTCATGATGTAGTAGCCGGAGAGCATCGCCGTCGCCGCCGGCTTCCAGACGATCCCGTTCCCCATCAGCGCCGGTGAGCCGGCGAGGTTGCCGCCGATGGCGGTGAAGTTGAACGGCGAGATGGCGTAGACGAATCCTTCGAGCGACCGGTAGTCGCTCATGTTCCACACCCCCGCGCTCGACATCGGCTGCTCGTGGTAGATCTCCTGCGCGTACTGTGCATTGAGGCGCCAGAAGTCGATCAGCTCGCAGGCGGCGTCGATCTCGGACTGGAAGACCGTCTTCGACTGGCCCAGCATCGTGGCCGCGTTCACCGTGTCGCGCCACGGCCCGGCCAGCAGGTCGGCCGCCTTGAGGAAGACCGCCGCCCGGTCTTCCCAGCTCCACTGCGACCACTCCTTCTGCGCCGTCACCGCCGCCTGGATGGCGAGGTCGACCTGCGCCGGGTTGGCCTTGTGGTAGTCGGCCAGGATGTGGGCGTGCTTGTGCGGCATGACCGCATGCCCGATGTCGCCCGACCGGAACTCCTTCCCCCCGATGATGACCGGGACCTCGATCCGCTCCGACGCCATCGACGCGAGGCGCTTCTTCAGCGAGGCCTTCTCCGGCGAGCCCGGAGCGTAGGCGCGGACGGGTTCGTTCGCGGTGGGCGGGATGCGCCGGACGCCGTTGAAGCCAGTGGCGCCGGGTCGCTGGGCGGAATCGGTCATGGGAACCTTGGATTCGGTGAGAAGGTCTCTATGGGGCTGCCGCGGAAGTGCCGTACGTGTAACCGGCACCCGGGCAAGATAGTCCGGTGAAAAATGCGGTGCCATCGCCGTCGGGATCGCGGCCTCCGCCGCGTGTCAGGTAGCTTGCAGCGTTTCCTCTTCCCCCTGTTTCGAGGGTTGGCATGCGTTCATTCGGGTGGTCATTCGCCGGGCGTGTCCTCGCAGTCGCGGTACCGGCAGTCGTGCTCGCGGCGTGCGGCGGGAGCGAGTCCTCGGGGCCGCCGAAGGTGGCGTCGGTCGCGGTGACGTCGCTGACGACGCAGCTCGAGGTCGGCCAGACGGCGCAGCTCACGGCGACCCCGCGCGATGGCAAGGGGAATGCGATGGCCGGAAAGACCGTGACCTGGAGCTCCTCGGCCGCGGGGGTGGCGTCGGTCGATGCCGCGGGGGTCGTGACGGGGGTCAGCGCCGGCACCGCCACCATCAGCGCCAGTGCGGACGGGGCGATCGGGACGGTCGGCGTCACCGTCGTCCCCGTCCCGGTCATGGCGGTCTACATCGAGAACCGGACCCCAAGCGTTAGGCAGGGGGGGACGGCGCAGCTCACCGCGACGGTGCAGGACGCCCTGGGCCGCACCCTGGGCGACCGCCCCGTCAGCTGGTCGAGCGCCGTGCCGGCCATCGCCAGCGTCTCGCAATCGGGGCTCGTGACCGGACTCTCCGCCGGGACGACCTACATCCGCGCCCTCGCCGAGGGGAAGGTCGATTCGGTCCCCATGCGCGTCCGCTCGCTCAGCGCCCCGACCATCACCGGCGTCGCCCCCGCCACCTGGGTTCCGTCGGGGGCCGCGACGATCACCGGGACCAACTTCGCCCCGGACCTCGCCAGCAACGAGGTCTTCGTCAACGGGGCTCGCGCCACGGTGACGGCGGCGAGCGAGACGTTGCTTTCCATCACCCTGCCGTCCATCACCGCCATCCCCTGCGCGCCGACGGGACCGGTCCCGTTGGTGGTCTCGGTCAACGGCGACTCGGCCTCGTCGCAGGCGACCATCAGCATGGCCACCCAGCGGCAGCTCGCGGTCGGCGAATCGATGCTCCTCACGTCGGCCAGCGACCTGCTCTGCAACGAGTTCAGCGTGACCGGCGGGACCTACGTCGTCTCCGCCTTCAACTACAACACCGCCGCCACGGCGACGGCGTCGTTCCAGCTGTTCGGGGCGGCGCTGGCCACCGCGACCTCGACCCTCCTCGCCCCGGCCAGGGTCCTCTCCTTCCCGGCGCCGGGGACCCCCGCGGCGGGGCCGCTCGCCCTGCCGGCGCCGAGTCGCGACGAGCGGATCGCCCGCGGGCAGGCGCAGGCACTCAACGCCGCCATCGCCTACCTCAACGGCCACCCGAACATGCGGCGGTCGATGGAGGCGAAGCGCGCGCGCGAGCGGGCCGCCTACGCGCGCGGCGCGTCGGCCGGCGCCTACGCCTCCGTGGCCCCGGTCGCCCCGCCTAACGTGGGTGACGTCTTCACCAAGCGGATGATGCGCACCTTCGGCAATTACGGCACCTACGACACGCTGCGCGCGCGGGTGGTGTACGTGGGGCCCAAGCTCATCATCATGGAGGATTCGCTGGCCCCGCTGGCCGGGACGATGGACAACGAATACCAGGCCATCGGGACCGAGTTCGACCGCGACATGTACGGCTACCTGTCGAACTTCGGCAACCCGCTCGTCCTCGACTCGCTGACCGACAACAATGGGCGCGTCATCGCGATCTTCTCCAAGCGGGTCAACGACTACTCGCTGTCCAATGGTGGCAACCTGCTGGGATTCGTGACGTCGTGCGACTTCTCGCCGCAGGTCGACCCCACTCCCGCGAACGCCTGCCCGCCGAGCAACGAGGGCGAGTACTTCTACGCCTTCGTCCCCAACCCCAGCGGGACGGGGAACGGCAACTGGTCGGTGGCCGACTGGCGCCACTACGTGCGGGGGACGCTCCTGCACGAGTTCAAGCACGTCGTGATGTTCGCCGAGCGCATCGCCCGCGATGCCAACTTCGCCGAGGTGTCGTGGCTGGAGGAGGCGACGGCGCAGCAGGCCACGGAGCTGTGGGCGCGTCACCGCTACAACGACAAGCCGCAGCGCGGCGACATCCGGTGGAGCGACGGGCTCATCTGCGACTACGTGCGCCAGGGCGACACGCGCTGCGCCGATCCCGCCGAGGCCATCGGCCATCACATGGGATTCCTGTACCGCCACTACACCGCCAACGAGAGCAAGTCGATCATCAACAACAACGACAACGTGATCTACGGCAGCTCGTGGTCGTTCGCCCGCTGGGTGACCGACACCTACGGCGGCGCCGACGAGGGGGCCTTCCTGCGCGCGCTGGTGCAGCAGAAGGACGATCGCGGGATCGTGAACCTCCAGAACCGCACGGGGGCGACGTGGGCCGAGATGCTCGGCTGGTGGTCCCTGGCCTCGTCGTCGGACAACTATCCGGGGGGGACGATCACCGATCCCCGTGCCCGGCTGCAGAGCTGGAACACGCGCGACATCCTGGCGACGATGAGCTCGAGCCTGCGCTATTCCGATGGGACACCGGCCTTCCCCAAGCCGTGGCCCATCAACATGCGCGCCGTCTCGTTCGGGACGTTCCCCAGCGCGATCAGCAACGTCTTCGCTCTCCCCGGTGGCGGCTTCGCCGCGTGGGAAATCTCCGGGACACAGACCGCGAAGCAGGTGCTGGCCCTCCGCTCGACCACCGGCGGCGCACCGCCGGGGAACGTGGGGATGGCGATCGTGAGGGTGAAGTAGGGAAGACGGGAAGACGAGCGGAGGAGAAGACGAGGGGCGTCCCGGACCATCGCGGGCGCCCCTCGCTCTGTTTCACGCACATGCGCGCACGGTAGATTGCCCTGCACGACCGCGTCTCGTCTTCTCGTCTTCTCGTCTTCTCGTCTTCTCGTCCTCTCGTCCTCTCGTCTTCTCATACTTCCGTGCGTCACTACTTCGGCGCCCACACCATCGGATCCGGCGGCGTGCACATGGCGGCCGCGCGGGCCGGCCAGGCGGGGATGACGGCGCTCCAGGTCTTTAGCGCCATGCCCCAGTTCTACAACGAGAAGGCCACGGTGAAGCCCGAGAAGGCGGCGCGCTTCACCGAGGCGATGCTGGCGGCGGGGATCGACAAGCGACACTGCATCGTGCACGCCGCGTACGTGCTCAATACGGCGTCGCCCGAGCCGGCCAAGTACGAGCGTGCCCGCCTCGGGCTCGCCAAGGAGCTGGAGCGCACCAGCGCCCTCGGCGTCCTCGGCTTCTGCTTCCACCCCGGCTCGGCGGGGGCGAGCGACCCGGCTGGGGCGGCGGAGCGTGTCGGCGACGCCATGACCTTTGCCATCGAGCGGGTCCCCGAGGGGGCACGGATCCTGATCGAGAACACCGCTGGCGCGGGGCGCACGATGGGGCGCACGCCGGAGGAGATCGCCGCGATGCTGGCGCGCATCCCTGCGGCGCTGCGTTCGCGCGCGGGGTACGGGCTCGACACCTGCCACCTCTTCGCCAGCGGGCAGGACTTCCACTCCGGGCCGGCCGCGGCCAGCGCCCTCCTCGACCGCTTCACCCAGGTCATCGGCGAGCCCCCGTCGTTCCTGCACGTCAACGACTCCGAGGGCGACTTCGGGTCGAACAGGGATCGCCACGCGCTGCTGGGGGAAGGGAAGATCGGGATCGAACCCTTCCGCTGGCTCCTGCGCGACCCGCGCACGCAGGACATCCCCGTCATCCTCGAGACTCCGCAGGCCAACCCGGGGATCGCCGAGGATGACCCGTCGCCCGACCCGTTTGACGTGCGGATGGTCGCGCTGCTGCAGTCGCTCGTCGCCTAACGACTTCCGGGAAACCGGGCGGGGCGGCGTTGCGTAGGGCCGGCACCCCTCTCCCCTCGAACCGAAGGAGCTTCCGTGACGTCATCGCCCCCCCTCTGCCGGCGCCTCCCCGTACCGCTGACCGCACGCCGCGCCGCGGACCGTGCGCCGGTGCGCGCGCGTCAACACGCCGCGCCGGTGCGCGCGCGTCAACACGCCGCGCCGGTGCGCGCGCGTCAACACGCCGCGCCGGTGCGCGCGCTTCCCGTCGCCGCGGCCCTGGCGCTGTCACTCCTCCTGAGCGCGGGCGTCACGCGCGCGGCCGTCGCGCAGGGTGCCGACCGGCGTGACATGCTCCTCCTCCTCTCGGCGAGCGACACGATATCCGTCGAGCGGTTCTCGCGCACGCCCACGCGATTCGAGTCGGAGATGCTGATCCGCGCCGCCAACGCGCGCTTCACCCTCGGCGTCGACCTCGCGCCCGACGGCGCGGCGCTGGGGCTGCAGAACGCCTACCGACAGGGCGCCGCCGACCCGGCGTCGGCGCCGCTGCAGAGTGCCGTGGCGCGCTTCACGGGTGACAGCGTCATCATCGACGTGAGCGGGGGAGGGCGCACCTCCACCCAGCGCTTCGGCACGCGCGCCGGAGCGGTTCCGTTCCTCAATCCGTCCTTCGCCCTGGTCGAGCTGATGATCGCCCGCGCCCGCGCCATCGGGGGCGACTCGGTCGGCGTCCCCGTCTGGAACCTGCAAGGCGGGACGACGGCCTCCGCGACCGTGATCCGGCGCGGCGTCGATTCGGTGGTGGTCCTGATCGGCGCCGTGCCGGCACACCTCGCGGTGAATGCCGCCGGCGACATCACGGGCGGGAGCGTCCCGGCGCAGGGGCTCCGGATCGTGCGCGTGCGCGGCGGCGATGCGCGGGCGATGTCGGTCGAGAAGCCCGACTACTCAGCCCCCGCGGGCGCACCCTACACGGCGGAAGATGTCACCATCCCCACCCCCGGCGGCCACACGCTGGCGGGGACGCTCACCCTCCCGCGCGATCGCGCGCGCCCCGTCCCGGCGGTGGTGACCATCAGCGGGAGCGGACCGCAGGACCGGGACGAGGCGATCCCCATCGTGAAGGGGTACCGCCCGTTCCGGCAGATCGCCGATACCCTGGGACGCAACGGGATCGCCGTCCTGCGCTATGACGATCGCGGGACCGGCGCGTCGACCGGGAATCACGCGACGGCCACCAGCGCCGACTTCGCCGACGACGTGCGCGCGGTGCTGGCCTACCTGCGCACGCGCCCCGAGATCGACGCCTCGCGACTGGCACTCGTCGGCCATAGCGAAGGCGGTCTCATCGCGCCGATGGTCGCCGCCAGCGATCCCTCGCTCAGGGGGATCGTCCTCATGGCCGGGCCAGCGCAGACGGGGCGCGAGATCCTGCGCTACCAGATTGGCGCGGGGATCACGCGGAGCGCGGCGCTCTCTCCGGCGCAGCGCGACTCGGCGCGTCGTACGGTGGAGGGGACCATCGACTCGCTGGGGAGAGCGCAGCCGTGGGTGAAGTACTTCCTGGACCACGACCCGCTCGTCACCGCGCGCAGGGTGAAGGTTCCGACGCTCATTTTGCAGGGGGAAACCGATCGCCAGGTCACCGCGGAGCAGGCGGAGTCGCTCGAGCGTGCCTTGCGTGCCGGGGGGAATCGGCGGGTCGCGCGCCGCGTCTTTTCCCAGGCGAATCACCTCTTCGCCCAGGATGCGGACGGCAGCCCCGAGGGGTACCCCAGGCTCCCGGATCGGCGCGTCAGGTCGGATGTTCTCGCCGCCTTGACGGAGTGGTTGCGCACGACCTTGCGGTGATGTGACGCGCATTTCTCCCGGGAGAACGCGCGACTTCCCTGGCGGAAATGGGTGCGCGCGCCGCGAACGGAGGTGAGTTCTCCTAGGGTGGCGGCGCGTTTTCA
Above is a window of Gemmatimonadetes bacterium SCN 70-22 DNA encoding:
- a CDS encoding 1-pyrroline-5-carboxylate dehydrogenase — protein: MPPTANEPVRAYAPGSPEKASLKKRLASMASERIEVPVIIGGKEFRSGDIGHAVMPHKHAHILADYHKANPAQVDLAIQAAVTAQKEWSQWSWEDRAAVFLKAADLLAGPWRDTVNAATMLGQSKTVFQSEIDAACELIDFWRLNAQYAQEIYHEQPMSSAGVWNMSDYRSLEGFVYAISPFNFTAIGGNLAGSPALMGNGIVWKPAATAMLSGYYIMKLLEEAGLPPGVINFVPGDPVMISDKVLSHRDLAGVHFTGSTGVFNSMWKTIGSNMANYRSYPRIVGETGGKDFMIAHPSADAQAFAVGLVRGAYEYQGQKCSAASRAYVPKSLWPAVRDAMVAMINDIRMGDTRDFRNFMGAVIDKRAFDKISGYLADAKQNAKIIAGGGARGEEGYFIEPTLVEAPTPDYRLMCEEIFGPVLTVFVYDDDKWHETLETVDRTSPYGLTGAVFSRDRQAVREALVTLRNAAGNFYINDKCTGAVVGQQPFGGSRGSGTNDKAGSKLNLLRWVSPRSIKETFVPPVAYQYPFMGEE